One Roseimaritima multifibrata DNA window includes the following coding sequences:
- a CDS encoding L,D-transpeptidase family protein yields the protein MQTFKTAVIVVLMLTVVYGAYVSLTTPPAQVPEEIVRIMETDPEFSADGADALASLGISEGAPSDMMGALSMNPGAPAPSSSASPEDAQAGPSFAAIPSAPNENYGGASAESSNGPSATRLPKPPASSTPPKIAIDANYDSTGEEPYQLPDPQSLTNQFTEEPNLPPSDTSASASKDAANSSPDGFAMPDAGSVADSAPPAGAASGIGNIGLINAILAADQQVAADRMKDALATLSVFYAAPDLTESERKQLLSRLDPLAGEVIYSRLHLLEQPYRVGQNETLMEIAAEFRVPWQLLANINNIEDPVVVLPGTELKVVRGPFRAEVNLAQSEMTLMLGDLYAGRFPIAAGQSPAPQPGTYTIQDKQTSKAYIDPTGAAVPAGDPRNPFGDVWLDLGRQMVIHGSPATGEAAKNGCIALRAADAEDVYGILSQGSTISIRR from the coding sequence GTGCAAACTTTCAAGACGGCAGTGATTGTTGTCCTAATGCTTACGGTGGTTTATGGGGCTTACGTCTCATTAACGACGCCTCCGGCTCAAGTGCCTGAGGAAATCGTCCGAATCATGGAGACCGATCCGGAATTCTCCGCCGATGGAGCAGACGCTCTGGCGTCACTGGGAATTAGCGAAGGGGCACCATCGGACATGATGGGCGCTCTTAGTATGAATCCTGGGGCTCCGGCCCCTAGTTCCTCTGCGTCGCCCGAAGACGCACAGGCTGGACCGTCCTTTGCAGCAATCCCGTCGGCACCGAATGAAAACTACGGTGGTGCCAGTGCGGAGAGCAGTAACGGCCCTTCCGCGACTCGTTTGCCGAAACCTCCCGCCAGCTCAACGCCTCCCAAAATCGCGATCGATGCAAACTACGATTCGACGGGTGAGGAGCCCTATCAGCTTCCTGATCCTCAGTCGCTGACGAACCAATTTACCGAAGAGCCCAATTTGCCGCCTAGCGATACTTCCGCCTCGGCCAGCAAAGATGCTGCGAATTCTTCTCCGGACGGATTCGCAATGCCGGATGCTGGATCCGTTGCGGATTCGGCTCCCCCTGCGGGGGCTGCGTCTGGGATTGGAAACATTGGCTTGATCAACGCGATCCTAGCCGCGGATCAACAGGTCGCGGCCGACCGCATGAAAGATGCACTCGCGACGCTTAGTGTTTTCTATGCGGCTCCAGATCTTACCGAGAGTGAACGCAAGCAGTTGCTCAGCCGGCTTGATCCCCTGGCAGGCGAAGTGATTTATTCTCGTTTGCATCTGCTGGAGCAGCCTTACCGGGTGGGGCAGAACGAGACTTTGATGGAAATCGCAGCGGAATTCCGTGTGCCGTGGCAATTGCTCGCCAATATCAACAACATCGAAGATCCAGTGGTGGTCTTGCCTGGGACCGAACTGAAAGTGGTCCGTGGCCCTTTCCGAGCCGAAGTCAATCTGGCTCAATCGGAAATGACTTTGATGCTCGGAGACCTGTACGCGGGGCGGTTCCCGATTGCCGCCGGACAGTCCCCTGCCCCCCAGCCGGGAACGTACACGATTCAGGACAAGCAAACTTCAAAGGCTTATATCGACCCAACCGGGGCCGCTGTCCCAGCTGGCGACCCTCGTAACCCGTTCGGCGACGTCTGGTTAGATCTGGGACGTCAAATGGTGATCCATGGATCCCCAGCGACTGGCGAAGCGGCAAAGAATGGTTGTATCGCATTGCGGGCGGCTGACGCAGAAGATGTCTATGGTATCCTTTCGCAAGGTTCCACGATCAGCATTCGTCGTTGA